One Brachybacterium kimchii genomic window carries:
- a CDS encoding sugar phosphate isomerase/epimerase family protein, with protein MTIDSTKAIHTWSLFRTLGSFAAPGTMPALEGRTDGVADPVALLDLPALLASHGFASAQICHFSLPSTDRGYLDDLRSSFTDAGVALECFLVDHGDLADPAEGERWRSWIDDWIGVAEQLGAPKVRVSAGDQPSSPETIARSAAALRALAADHDGIRVLVENWQGLLLDADSTLELLDRCEGAIGFLADFGNWTGQHKYADLARVAPLAEACQAKAGFGEDGSLDAEDYRACLRLMADAGYAGPLSIVVDPQRPDVWERLDEAHALIRAEAGAA; from the coding sequence ATGACCATCGATTCCACCAAGGCCATCCACACGTGGTCGCTGTTCCGGACCCTCGGGAGCTTCGCGGCACCGGGGACGATGCCTGCGCTCGAGGGCCGCACCGACGGGGTGGCAGACCCGGTCGCCCTGCTGGACCTGCCCGCGCTGCTCGCCTCGCACGGCTTCGCGAGCGCACAGATCTGCCACTTCTCCCTGCCTTCGACGGACCGCGGATACCTGGATGACCTGCGCAGTTCCTTCACCGACGCGGGGGTCGCGCTCGAGTGCTTCCTCGTGGATCACGGCGACCTCGCCGATCCGGCCGAGGGCGAGCGCTGGCGCTCCTGGATCGACGACTGGATCGGCGTGGCCGAGCAGCTCGGCGCCCCGAAGGTGCGCGTGAGCGCCGGGGACCAGCCGTCCTCCCCCGAGACCATCGCCCGCAGCGCCGCAGCGTTGCGCGCGCTCGCGGCGGACCACGACGGGATCCGCGTGCTCGTGGAGAACTGGCAGGGCCTGCTCCTGGACGCGGACTCGACGCTCGAGCTGCTCGACCGGTGCGAGGGTGCGATCGGCTTCCTCGCGGACTTCGGGAACTGGACCGGCCAGCACAAGTACGCCGACCTGGCGCGCGTCGCGCCGCTCGCCGAGGCCTGCCAGGCCAAGGCGGGCTTCGGCGAGGACGGGTCGCTCGACGCGGAGGACTACCGGGCCTGCCTGCGCCTGATGGCCGACGCCGGCTACGCCGGGCCGCTCTCGATCGTCGTCGACCCGCAGCGGCCCGACGTCTGGGAGCGCCTGGACGAGGCGCACGCCCTCATCCGCGCGGAGGCCGGAGCGGCCTGA
- a CDS encoding MerR family transcriptional regulator: MAEISHLMSIGQFSSLSRLSVRMLRHYDAHGVLVPAETDAWTGYRRYAPAQLADAADIRMLRDVGFGVSAIGALLAVRGTPAWSDALRLQRETLVEELRASQGKLSLITRLLDEGEPTMSITLTRTTVLAMTAVALRGTVPTYSDEGRLWQRMMPALSAQSIVPVGPGGVIEHDDQYMDQDPDLSIFLPVPAGTEAADELEILELPARDCLVARVTGAYDQISEAHDLINERLASEGLAARADGTLAGHAFNIYLNSPDQVSEEEQLTDVCQPLA, translated from the coding sequence ATGGCCGAGATCTCGCATCTGATGAGCATCGGGCAGTTCAGCTCCCTGAGCAGGCTGTCCGTGCGCATGCTGCGCCACTACGACGCCCACGGCGTCCTGGTGCCCGCAGAGACCGACGCCTGGACCGGGTACCGCCGCTACGCGCCGGCGCAGCTGGCCGACGCGGCGGACATCCGGATGCTCCGGGACGTCGGCTTCGGCGTCTCCGCCATCGGAGCCCTCCTCGCCGTCCGCGGCACCCCGGCCTGGTCCGACGCCCTGCGGCTGCAGCGCGAGACCCTCGTCGAGGAGCTGCGCGCGTCCCAGGGAAAGCTCTCCCTGATCACCCGCCTGCTCGACGAAGGAGAGCCCACCATGTCCATCACCCTGACCCGCACCACCGTCCTCGCCATGACGGCCGTCGCCCTGCGCGGCACCGTCCCGACCTACTCCGACGAGGGTCGGCTCTGGCAGCGGATGATGCCGGCGCTGTCCGCCCAGAGCATCGTGCCCGTCGGCCCCGGCGGCGTCATCGAGCACGACGACCAGTACATGGACCAGGATCCGGACCTGTCGATCTTCCTGCCCGTGCCCGCGGGCACGGAGGCCGCGGACGAGCTCGAGATCCTCGAACTGCCTGCGCGCGACTGCCTGGTCGCGCGCGTCACCGGCGCCTACGACCAGATCAGCGAGGCCCACGACCTCATCAACGAGCGTCTGGCCTCCGAAGGCCTCGCGGCGCGCGCGGACGGCACGCTCGCGGGTCACGCCTTCAACATCTACCTGAACTCGCCCGATCAGGTGAGCGAGGAGGAGCAGCTGACGGATGTCTGCCAGCCGCTGGCCTGA